One segment of Anopheles stephensi strain Indian chromosome 3, UCI_ANSTEP_V1.0, whole genome shotgun sequence DNA contains the following:
- the LOC118512729 gene encoding cell division control protein 6 homolog gives MHRRTRLSLRSSSINDKENEKEPTQQQATPRKRRSKVPVAAKEEELEDEYVDSPKKAARKPSRPRRLSDVVDGVEELESASNVAPPDAFGKLPEREKEYDELVAYVENVLSADGSGSLYISGPPGTGKTATLQRILNHPPFAKKLKPVYINCTSIKSVGSIYKKISEELDLKATGGTTEKMYQAAIEAHLQRKHRTIMLVLDEIDQLSSSKQTILYSIFEWPARPTARLILIGIANALDLTDRLLARLQARCELKPHLIQFLPYTKQQIVAILEACLKETDSLSRFPAAALGLLAAKVASTSGDIRRALFIARRLVEGAKKEDRTTKSETPTVVSMGQVMAVLKQVYGASQTLSNDLEEGFPLQQKLLICSLMLLLRHGKNKDITVGKLHDVYKTICTKRNIQAVDQTEFISLCTLVETRGIVRLQGKKEPRMHRVCLQWDEEEVSSALNDKQLITSIISDVSCLGK, from the exons ATGCATCGTCGAACGCGTCTCAGCCTGCGGTCCTCTTCGATCAACGataaggaaaacgaaaaagaacCGACCCAGCAGCAAGCAACGCCACGCAAGCGTCGATCAAAGGTACCGGTCGCCGCCAAAGAGGAAGAACTGGAAGACGAGTACGTCGATTCGCCGAAAAAAGCTGCCCGCAAACCTAGCCGTCCCCGACGGCTATCGGACGTGGTGGATGGTGTGGAAGAGCTGGAAAGCGCATCGAATGTAGCACCGCCGGATGCGTTCGGCAAGCTTCCCGAGCGCGAGAAGGAATACGACGAGCTGGTGGCGTACGTCGAGAATGTTTTGAGTGCCGATGGATCGGGCAGTTTGTACATAAG cgGTCCACCGGGAACGGGTAAAACGGCCACACTGCAGCGAATACTGAACCATCCGCCGTTCGCAAAGAAGCTGAAGCCCGTCTACATTAACTGCACCTCGATCAAGAGCGTCGGTAGCATATACAAAAAGATCTCCGAGGAGCTGGATTTGAAGGCCACCGGTGGAACGACGGAGAAGATGTACCAGGCTGCAATCGAAGCACACTTACAGCGAAAGCACAGAACCATCATGCTGGTGCTGGACGAGATCGATCAGCTGTCGAGCAGCAAGCAAACGATCCTTTACAGCATCTTCGAATGGCCAGCTCGACCGACCGCTCGGCTCATTCTGATCGGAATTGCCAACGCGCTTGATCTCACCGATCGATTGCTTGCCCGGCTACAGGCCCGCTGCGAACTGAAACCCCACCTGATACAGTTCCTACCCTACACAAAGCAACAAATTGTGGCCATCCTAGAGGCATGCCTGAAGGAAACCGATTCCCTGTCACGTTTCCCGGCTGCGGCCCTTGGTTTGCTCGCTGCCAAAGTCGCTTCCACGTCGGGTGACATCCGGCGAGCGCTGTTCATCGCCCGCCGTCTGGTTGAAGGCGCAAAGAAGGAGGATCGCACAACGAAATCCGAAACACCTACCGTCGTTAGCATGGGGCAGGTGATGGCGGTGCTGAAGCAGGTGTACGGTGCATCGCAAACGCTCAGCAATGATCTCGAGGAAGGTTTCCCGCTGCAGCAGAAGCTGCTCATCTGTTCgctgatgctgttgctaaGGCATGGCAAAAATAAGGACATCACGGTCGGGAAGCTGCACGACGTGTACAAAACGATCTGCACCAAGCGGAACATCCAGGCGGTGGATCAGACGGAGTTTATCAGTCTGTGCACGCTGGTCGAAACGCGCGGTATCGTACGACTGCAGGGCAAGAAGGAACCACGGATGCATCGGGTGTGCTTGCAGTGGGACGAGGAGGAGGTCAGCTCGGCTCTGAACGATAAGCAGCTCATAACGAGCATCATCAGCGATGTGTCGTGTTTGGGAAAGTAG
- the LOC118512731 gene encoding intraflagellar transport protein 46 homolog isoform X2: MDLYDEMYEIKNGREIDDSPPPDLDVSGSLQFINQEDEDDEDDEDEEGHPAGREQRKESFNESHPMSLLEEGTKVGRVAADSSASMSDDEKEPVKKLVEEKEFNPKLYENIDAPAEVQELFQYISRYTPQRIAIDFKLKIFIPEFIPAVGDIDAFLKVCPPGPVSEKKSKKLNGHIQNLGLMILDEPCGDQSDSVLLQMKLRSIFTKPIETPSAIVRSARDIDRWITEIQALRASQSIQSVNAHKQPVVNIDSLMSEWPEEMERMLDAVGFPSAKLDCSLASYIKIICNMFDIPLPAGERQADYIYALYNLFNLFLAIKQQNSL; the protein is encoded by the exons ATGGATTTGTATGATGAAATgtacgaaattaaaaatggCCGCGAGATTGACGACAGTCCGCCGCCCGATCTGGACGTTTCCGGTTCGCTGCAGTTTATCAACCAGGAGGACgaagacgacgaggacgacgaggacgaggaaGGCCATCCGGCTGGTCGTGAGCAGCGTAAG GAAAGCTTCAATGAAAGCCATCCGATGAGTTTGCTGGAGGAAGGCACCAAGGTTGGACGTGTGGCTGCAG ACAGCAGTGCCAGCATGTCGGACGACGAGAAGGAACCGGTGAAGAAGCTGGTCGAGGAGAAGGAATTTAACCCGAAGCTGTACGAAAACATTGACGCACCGGCCGAGGTGCAGGAGCTGTTCCAGTACATCTCGCGCTACACCCCGCAACGGATCGCGATCGATTTTAAGCTAAAAATCTTCATACCGGAGTTTATACCGGCGGTCGGGGATATCGATGCGTTCCTGAAGGTTTGTCCGCCGGGCCCGGTgagcgagaagaaaagcaagaaGCTGAATGGGCACATCCAAAATTTGGGACTAATG ATCCTCGATGAACCGTGCGGTGATCAGAGCGATAGCGTGCTGCTCCAGATGAAGCTACGCTCCATATTTACCAAACCGATCGAAACACCGTCCGCGATCGTGCGTAGCGCCCGGGACATTGATCGTTGGATCACGGAGATACAGGCGCTGCGGGCAAGCCAATCGATCCAGAGCGTTAATGCACACAAGCAGCCGGTGGTCAACATTGACAGTCTGATGTCGGAGTGGCCGGAAGAGATGGAACGGATGCTGGATGCGGTTGGCTTCCCGTCCGCCAAGCTGGACTGCAGTTTGGCGAGCTACATTAAGATTATTTGTAACATGTTCGACATTCCGCTGCCGGCCGGCGAACGTCAGGCCGACTACATCTACGCGCTGTACAATCTGTTTAATCTGTTTCTGGCCATTAAGCAGCAGAACAGTTTGTAG
- the LOC118512731 gene encoding intraflagellar transport protein 46 homolog isoform X1, with product MDLYDEMYEIKNGREIDDSPPPDLDVSGSLQFINQEDEDDEDDEDEEGHPAGREQRKESFNESHPMSLLEEGTKVGRVAAEPNPKREQLRKNDSLTDSSASMSDDEKEPVKKLVEEKEFNPKLYENIDAPAEVQELFQYISRYTPQRIAIDFKLKIFIPEFIPAVGDIDAFLKVCPPGPVSEKKSKKLNGHIQNLGLMILDEPCGDQSDSVLLQMKLRSIFTKPIETPSAIVRSARDIDRWITEIQALRASQSIQSVNAHKQPVVNIDSLMSEWPEEMERMLDAVGFPSAKLDCSLASYIKIICNMFDIPLPAGERQADYIYALYNLFNLFLAIKQQNSL from the exons ATGGATTTGTATGATGAAATgtacgaaattaaaaatggCCGCGAGATTGACGACAGTCCGCCGCCCGATCTGGACGTTTCCGGTTCGCTGCAGTTTATCAACCAGGAGGACgaagacgacgaggacgacgaggacgaggaaGGCCATCCGGCTGGTCGTGAGCAGCGTAAG GAAAGCTTCAATGAAAGCCATCCGATGAGTTTGCTGGAGGAAGGCACCAAGGTTGGACGTGTGGCTGCAG AACCGAATCCGAAGCGTGAACAGCTGCGTAAGAACGATTCCCTTACAGACAGCAGTGCCAGCATGTCGGACGACGAGAAGGAACCGGTGAAGAAGCTGGTCGAGGAGAAGGAATTTAACCCGAAGCTGTACGAAAACATTGACGCACCGGCCGAGGTGCAGGAGCTGTTCCAGTACATCTCGCGCTACACCCCGCAACGGATCGCGATCGATTTTAAGCTAAAAATCTTCATACCGGAGTTTATACCGGCGGTCGGGGATATCGATGCGTTCCTGAAGGTTTGTCCGCCGGGCCCGGTgagcgagaagaaaagcaagaaGCTGAATGGGCACATCCAAAATTTGGGACTAATG ATCCTCGATGAACCGTGCGGTGATCAGAGCGATAGCGTGCTGCTCCAGATGAAGCTACGCTCCATATTTACCAAACCGATCGAAACACCGTCCGCGATCGTGCGTAGCGCCCGGGACATTGATCGTTGGATCACGGAGATACAGGCGCTGCGGGCAAGCCAATCGATCCAGAGCGTTAATGCACACAAGCAGCCGGTGGTCAACATTGACAGTCTGATGTCGGAGTGGCCGGAAGAGATGGAACGGATGCTGGATGCGGTTGGCTTCCCGTCCGCCAAGCTGGACTGCAGTTTGGCGAGCTACATTAAGATTATTTGTAACATGTTCGACATTCCGCTGCCGGCCGGCGAACGTCAGGCCGACTACATCTACGCGCTGTACAATCTGTTTAATCTGTTTCTGGCCATTAAGCAGCAGAACAGTTTGTAG
- the LOC118512730 gene encoding uncharacterized protein LOC118512730: protein MVLTNDDAPRKGELPERKYLETLEEGANISVDYGDVKLPEWYDEAKIKRAQEFFKRNFYAMFVGKLCGLLAIVTVPSILRILVHTNQSSEPRSAYRRYVATIMHTLEWYYEDMVPTSRSWKSITYVRKTHAGVSKQAATLRPDMIISQRDMAITQFGFIGYVIISYRKLGIKYDRKDMEAFVHFWRVIGHMMGIEERFNACTDRFETTEQRMLLIANEILKPALLHHTAEFVKMGKALIEGLWCFNPFIEFDSFLFLTMRLNNVPGYHYWDDEVTPDLKASEGQLRHYERFSRYARFLLYCVCYIHSVLLYIAVFRWYFNGQMIMSRFLITYFPFLAFYHFGVRDAYVRILK from the exons ATGGTTCTAACAAACGACGACGCACCACGGAAAG GGGAACTACCGGAAAGGAAATATCTGGAGACGCTCGAGGAAGGTGCCAACATTTCGGTGGATTACGGTGACGTCAAACTGCCCGAATGGTACGATGAGGCCAAAATTAAAAG AGCGCAAGAGTTCTTCAAGCGCAACTTTTACGCCATGTTCGTCGGGAAGCTGTGTGGCCTACTTGCCATCGTTACTGTGCCTTCAATTTTGCGCATCTTGGTCCACACGAACCAGTCGTCCGAACCGCGGAGTGCATATCGACGCTACGTTGCGACCATAATGCATACCCTGGAATGGTACTACGAGGATATGGTTCCCACGTCTAG ATCCTGGAAATCGATCACATACGTAAGGAAAACGCATGCTGGCGTTAGTAAGCAGGCGGCAACGTTAAGGCCCGATATGATCATATCCCAGCGCGATATGGCGATCACACAGTTTGGCTTCATTGG TTATGTTATTATAAGCTATCGCAAGCTTGGCATAAAGTACGATCGGAAGGATATGGAGGCGTTCGTACACTTTTGGCGCGTTATCGGACACATGATGGGAATCGAAGAGCG ATTCAATGCCTGTACGGATCGGTTCGAAACGACCGAGCAGCGTATGTTGCTGATAGCGAACGAAATACTCAAACCGGCCCTTCTCCACCATACGGCCGAATTTGTCAAGATGGGCAAAGCACTCATCGAAGGGCTCTGGTGCTTCAATCCATTCATCGAGTTCGATAGCTTTCTGTTCCTTACGATGCGGCTCAACAATGTGCCCGGCTACCACTACTGGGACGATGAGGTAACACCGGACCTGAAGGCATCCGAAGGGCAGCTACGCCATTACGAACGGTTTAGCCGTTACGCTCGGTTTCTGCTGTACTGTGTGTGCTACATCCACTCGGTACTGCTGTACATAGCCGTGTTCCGGTGGTACTTTAACGGGCAGATGATTATGTCCCGGTTTTTGATCACGTACTTCCCCTTCCTGGCCTTCTACCACTTCGGTGTGAGAGACGCGTACGTTAGAATATTGAAATGA
- the LOC118512733 gene encoding tctex1 domain-containing protein 1, whose amino-acid sequence MKSGKETKDGEKSKRPRKIGFVDPQGDSEGSDGRKSSEKTYRKSTYPRESMSAMARKSSVLILSRLMGPAMTSSRADRSLYDRTSMYVVPRFQNTYRLDSRNPFRREAMRSLMDHFLKSYLDEYKYVPKRAKRLAENLSEELRNQFKLCHFERYRIVVLVTVGDKKMQDFRCVARALWDPEKDDCLSCTYEAPAFFVVASVWVVYFE is encoded by the exons ATGAAGAGTGGCAAGGAAACAAAG GATGGAGAAAAGAGTAAACGACCCAGGAAGATCGGTTTCGTTGATCCGCAGGGTGATTCCGAGGGATCGGATGGTAGGAAAAGCTCCGAAAAGACCTAT CGAAAATCAACCTATCCCCGGGAAAGCATGAGTGCCATGGCG CGTAAATCATCTGTACTGATACTGTCCCGCTTAATGGGACCGGCGATGACTTCGTCCCGAGCGGACAGGAGCCTTTACGATCGTACCAGCATG TACGTCGTGCCTCGCTTCCAAAACACCTACCGTCTCGATTCGAGAAATCCTTTCCGCCGTGAAGCAATGCGATCGCTGATGGATCATTTCCTCAAGTCATACCTGGACGAGTACAAGTACGTACCGAAGCGTGCCAAACGGTTGGCGGAAAATTTAAGCGAAGAGCTACGAAATCAATTTAAACTGTGCCATTTCGAACGGTACCGTATTGTGGTGCTCGTTACGGTGGGCGACAAGAAAATGCAAGACTTTCGGTGCGTTGCACGAGCGCTGTGGGATCCGGAGAAGGATGATTGCCTAAGCTGCACCTACGAAGCACCAGCCTTTTTCGTGGTGGCTAGTGTGTGGGTTGTATATTTCGAGTAA
- the LOC118512732 gene encoding uncharacterized protein LOC118512732, producing MEYSSFVKGFRKKSFHSYASPPDTEYAKEFEEQMQALVINFDIDDTKMEQQQQQHHHQMSFTTSTPLASGSGLKWKTRRKASCTALFDETERLDVPKKRMAVNIDQSAESQELHHGSYDSSEGISMRFDSSSSNDDAAWNEFIGNSSAGSSQLKKEKVQHHCSTFPFEAIQGEDSLLEPSADVFAPEDTAMFATKLVCMPAKRTHDEANS from the exons atGGAATACTCCAGCTTTGTAAAAGGCTTCCGGAAGAAATCGTTCCACAGCTACGCCAGTCCACCGGACACTGAGTACGCAAAGGAGTTTGAAGAACAAATGCAAGCGCTGGTCATTAACTTCGATATTGACGACACAAAGAtggaacagcaacagcagcagcaccaccaccagatgTCCTTCACAACAAGCACTCCACTAGCATCCGGAAGTGGGTTAAAGTGGAAAACCAGAAGAAAAGCAAGCTGTACCGCACTGTTTGACGAAACGGAACGGCTGGATGTGCCGAAGAAACGGATGGCTGTGAATATCGACCAAAGTGCCGAGAGTCAGGAACTTCACCACGGATCGTACGACTCGAGCGAAGGCATTTCGATGCGTTTTGATTCGTCCAGCTCGAACGATGATGCGGCATGGAATGAATTCATTGGCAATAGTTCCGCCGGATCTAGCCAGCTGAAGAAAGAGAAGGTACAACACCATTGCAGCACATTCCCCTTTGAGGCAATTCAAGGCGAAG aTTCATTACTAGAACCGTCCGCTGATGTGTTTGCGCCCGAGGACACAGCAATGTTTGCAACCAAATTAGTATGTATGCCTGCGAAGCGAACCCATGATGAGGCTAATAGTTAG